The segment TTAGTTATTTAGTgtttatcaaatttattataaacattTAACTATAGTCAGcacaattttattaaaacaacatttatttatataaatttccatgttttaaataatttttatttgacttTTATCAATACatttattgataaaaagtttcatgaataaaaatatttttataaatacttatatcatgaaaaaaattacatatatgtttgcatacaaacacaaatcaaagaaattaatatgatgaaaaataattgaaaaattgTTCCGCATATTGCATAAGATAATGGCCTGTTTGGTCGCTTGTCCTCTCGATCGGTTCTGTTGTGTTCGGAATTTTTCCACTAAGCGAAACTGAGCTCCCTATATTTGTTAGTTCGTCAGGAAGTGGCAATCGCGAAGCTACCGGTTCAGGCTCTGACTTTGGCTCAGTCTCTGACTTTGACTCGATCTCAGTTGAAAAACACGCCTGGGTCTCTGTCTGCCCCTTTTTAAACCTGAAAATATCGTTAACGACACATAAGCCGTTGTCTTGTTGAGCCAGAAGAAACGTTTGACTAAACTTGTTCCTCACGTTATCCTTCTTCCTAGTCAAGTGTCCATTGACGAACACAATAATACGACCATGTTCCATTGGATATGGTACACCAAGTGAAGTTTCAATCTTAGCCGTGAAATCTTCAAATTTCACAGCCAGAAACTCATCTTTCACGTCTTTCCTAGTCCAAACAGTTTTCTTGACATGGGTTAACGGACCAAGTCGGTTAAATAAACAAGAATCtttataaaacatatgaagaaaCTGAGGTGATTCATTAAGAGTATGATAGTATTGCTTCACAAAGGCACGACTAACGATCTCTTCACTAGTCATCTCCGCAGACATCTCGGGACTCGGGGAGATCTAAAATTAGAAGTTTCAAACTAGATTTCGAAAACGAAGTATTGCTTCACAAAGgcaagatgatgaagatgaatgGGTTTTTTTAGCCTGACATCTCCACCATATATAGTGACGATGACTTAATCAATCTAACTAAATATCCTAATCATTCTCGccttttaaatcctaaatcataaagGAGAGTGGAAATAAGACTTATTCTAGGtttatcaaccaatagaaatcagtTATTTCACAGTCGATatcttaaaaaaaagtaaaccaaatattgtcaagttatattatattttaaaaataaaagttaaaaaataaataaaaattgtaatatatgctaacaaatattttaacgccgccatcaaaacactaaaccctaaactctaaatcatgaACTCTtgagtaaaccctaaacctttgaaTAAagcataaaccctaaattaaaaacactaaacaccaaattttaaaaatactaaatctttaatcctaaaaagagtttagaGATTATGATTaaaggtttagtatttttttttgttgaaattttaaattgatatcaacaaagaaaaaactacaGGCAACCAAGGTTTATGTTTTTAggatgaaagaaagaaagatctaAAAACAGTATACTTGTTTGAAAAACACAAGGGCCAGCCTTAGGTATGACCCGGCCTGCTGAACCAACGCTGCATCATGGTGCTGTAGAGAGCTGGGTCCTTCCTTCTCAGTGAGGAGATcatggtttagtatttttaagatttggTGCTTTAGTGTtaagtgtttttgatttagagTTAGGATTAtcttagggtttagggtttacccaaaagagtttaaggtttagagtttaggatttagggtttagggtataataaTTCGATGACGgcgttaaaatattaaaaaaattattttgcatatactaggatttgagtttagagtttaggattatttatgggtttagggtatacccaaaaatttaggatttagggtttaataaattattttgtggttttttttcAGATTATGCGAACTGAACAAGATGAACAAACAATTTTTATAGGTTTTGATTTATGaatgcaaaaataaatagaactaAAAACGAATGCAAATGAAAAGAGACAAGGATAGATAagacctgatgctgaaggaacttcagctctaCAAGAAATGATGTAAGCCTAAGTTATCAAAGGCTCACAAATATCTTGGATCAAAGTGATTGACGATCCAACAAGAGGGATGGTTTGTACAATCGATTTAATCGACCTTAAAACCGGTTGGATGGAAGAAATGATGATAATAATGAATAGAACGGTTTGTTGACTGATTCCACAATCAACCATGAAGGAGAAAACTTAAATCCACAAGCAGTCTCAATCGCCAATCAAAGAGTCTAGTTATTCCCCACAAGACTGAATGACCAAATTCacacaaagaaacaaagactttggaaaaaagaaattaagaagtttattaattttaggTAAAAAATTTGTGCCATACAATGAGAGAACTAATGAGCATATATAATGCTCAGTACAATGATCTAAAAAGCTAAGAAAAATGGAAACATGCTGAATTAAAGAAAAACTAGCCTTTAGGCATGAATGATAGAATCTTAGTCAAAATGGGAAATGTGTTGAGCTGCTTGTATCTGGACAACCTTGGGAAGATCCTAGGAGCCTTGGGGAGCTTCTGGTTGATGAAACAAATCACCAAATCACAGCCAAGATTGAGGAAAACTAGCTGTTGGGATTTAAAGAAAATCGGCTCCAAAAATGGCAAGTTGAGATGGTGAAATAATCTAGCTGATCTAGTGAGGTTTAGTGGATTGTATAAACTCTCCAAGTGATCTTAGATGTATGAATGATCTCATGGCTTCCACACGTGAGTTTGAGTTGCACACACCTTAAGCAAAGAATTACTTTCCTTAAATAGAACCAGCTCGGAGGCAGTGTAGGTCACCTGACTTGTAAATGCCATATTTTCTAGAGTTTTTTTTGGGTTCACCCTATAGGGTGGAACCTCTAAATTCAACAATCAGCaggattttgttatttcatgttGAATATGTTTTAAGAAGGAGATAAAATATTCTcaaagttatattatgtttttaaagtaaaaagaaaataataataataataataataataataataataataataataataataataataataataataataataataataataataatagaggccaaaattttctttttgaatatttttttaacgcCGTCATcaaattaaaccctaaatccaaaacattaaatccaaaacactaaatcttaaaccctgtAAAAAGTCACTTAACGTCATCTTCGAATGTACTATTGGGGCATTAggttgagttggtatttcatgGAAAATCCATGGGTATTACCATACTCTTATCTGAAAATATGAATGCACTTTCTGTGGAAttccaaaaatcaaaaaatgtTTAGCAGCCATTAAATTTGTCCAAACTTAAAAAGGACTATCACTAGTTGTTGCTCGCAAAGCGAACTGAGTCTATGGTACTTCTCACGAAACAATCTTGCAAGTACAGAATCTGGAAATTGGACCAATTTCCACAATTGTTTCAATAGCAAAGTTATACTCATGGATCTAACAAAATCTGAAGCCACCTTCTTCTTTCGGACTATACAGTTCTCCCATTTTCCCAATCCAGACCTCGTTTAGGCGGGTTCAAGCTCCACCAGAATCGTGCAATTGGCAAACATTCAATGGGAGTAGAAAGCTCGACACGTCGACATATGTGGGTAGGGCTAAAGctatcaaatttataaaaatctcCTTTCCTCCTTTAGTTAACCAGCGAGCTGACCAtggattatatatttaagtttatcATGTAGGAACGCAAATAATCTGCATCttcttaaattaat is part of the Raphanus sativus cultivar WK10039 chromosome 5, ASM80110v3, whole genome shotgun sequence genome and harbors:
- the LOC108858232 gene encoding nuclear transport factor 2, translated to MSAEMTSEEIVSRAFVKQYYHTLNESPQFLHMFYKDSCLFNRLGPLTHVKKTVWTRKDVKDEFLAVKFEDFTAKIETSLGVPYPMEHGRIIVFVNGHLTRKKDNVRNKFSQTFLLAQQDNGLCVVNDIFRFKKGQTETQACFSTEIESKSETEPKSEPEPVASRLPLPDELTNIGSSVSLSGKIPNTTEPIERTSDQTGHYLMQYAEQFFNYFSSY